In Flavobacterium luteolum, the DNA window TTAAGCATTGAAGGCGGTTTAGGAAAAACATTTTATTGTATGAATGCCGAAAAAACCGCACCAAAAGGCATATTCAATGCGGGTTTGATTTATTACCTGCAATATAAAGTGTCAAACGACAGAATTCCTGTAGGAAGTATTTTGGTTATTGAACCAGATAAAGATAAAGTGGGCGGACTAGGAGCTGAGGTGAATTATTTGCACATAGGCAGTATGACATCGGCTGGTTTTAGATGGATTGGAGAAGTAGATGCAGTAAACAGATTTCAGGGAAATACGTTTTTTATAACGTTGGCACACGTTTTCAACTTTAATAAAAAATAATTTCTGAATTGTATTTCAGTAGATTTCAAGATTTTTTTGCGATGAAATAAAAATTTAAATCTAAAACGATAAATAGTCTATGAAAAACAAAAAAACAACAAAAAGAAGCGTTCTGTTTTTGCTTTGCATGATTGTATCGTTGAATGTTTTAAATGCACAAAAGCATCAAACCGTTTTAAAAGATTCTTTAGACGGAGCTTTCGATTTAAGTGATTTTCTTATTTATGCCAACGGATTCATAGTCGTGCCAACCATTATTACAGAACCGGCCGTAGGAGGATTTGGAGGTGCAGTTGCCCCAATTTTTCTAAAAAAACGTGCTCCCGTAATCGAAGCAGACGGAAGAAAACGATTTGTAAATCCAGACATTACAGGAGGAATCGGAATGTATACGGCCAACAAAAGCTGGCTTGCAGGAGCTTTTCGTTCTGCGACATTGGTAAAACCAAAAATATTATATCGTGCTTTTGCGGCTTATGGCGATATGAATTTATCCTTTTATGCCAATAATCTGCCGAATCATAATGACGAAGAATTTAAGCTCAACTTTAAATCGACTATTTTTTATACGCAATGGCTCAAACAATTTAATAATGCCAAATGGAGCGCTGGACCGCAGTACTTATTTTTAAATTCTAAAATAAACCTGCCCGATTTAGATCTTCCGCCACCATTTGTAGATCCTAAAGATATTAAAAGCACCATAAGTCAGCTTGGAGCCGCGGTTCAGTTTGACGGACGTGACAATATATTTACACCAGATAAAGGAATAAGGCTTCAGACCGATTTTTTCTGGTCAGATAAGGCGCTTGGCAGCGATTATCAGGCATGGCGCATCAATTTATCGGCAATTGGATATTATCCGTTGGCGAAAACTCTAATTGGCGGACTAAGGATTGAAGGAGAGCAGGCGTTGGGGAGTCCGCCTTTTTATTTACAGCCTGGAATTAATATGCGAGGAATTCCTGCTGCCCGATATATGGGAAAAACAAGCATTGTATCTGAACTTGAATTTAGATGGGATTTGTACCGAAGATGGAGCCTCATGGGATTTGGAGGTCTTGCAAGCGCCTTTAACGATTGGGATCAAGCCTTTGCAAAACCTGTTGTTTACAGCTACGGAACTGGTTTTAGATACCTCATTGCCAGAAAATTCAAACTTCGTATGGGAGTCGATGTGGCAAAAGGACCAGAAGAATGGGCGTACTATATTGTTTTTGGAAGTAACTGGATGCGATAGCTAAAAAAAGCAAAAAACTTGTAAGAAGTTAATTTATAAATAATAAACCTAAAAAGCCTTAATAACGTGTTATTGAGGCTTTTTTGTATTAAATACCTTAATAATTTATACCGTTAAGAAAATATTAACAATTAAACATTACACAAATTGTATAATATTTAATTGTTTTGTAACAAATTGGAAACATTGGAGACTAATTTTGTTAAATCTTAAACATAACTTATGAATACATTTTCATTCAAATCAGTGTTTGCTGCTTCAATCTTTTTGGCTGGAACTGCAGGCTGTTTTGCGCAAGACATCTTAGTAAATTCACTTAAACTAAATGCAAGCGACAAAAGTAAAGAGAACTTCAAATTTACAGAAGTAATCAACCTAGGAACAACATCGGTAAAATCTCAAGGATCATCTGGAACTTGCTGGAGCTACTCAACAAACTCATTCTTAGAGTCAGAAATGATTCGTTTAGGAAAACAGCCTGTTGAGCTATCTCAAATTTATTCTGCAAGAAACGTGTATGTAGAAAAAGGGATCAACTATGTTCGTATGCACGGAGCAATTACACTTGGAGACGGAGGAGCTTTACATGATGTAATTAACATGTACAAAAAATACGGAACTGTGCCTAGAGAAGTTTACACAGGATTAAACTACGGAACAGATAAAAATAAATTTGCTGAAATGGGTGCTCTTATTGAAGGTGTTCTTGCAGCAGTGGTGAAAAACCCGAACGGAGAATTGACTCCAAACTGGCAAAAAGCGTATTCAGCTGTTATTGATTCTTATTTAGGAAAAGTGCCAGATAACTTTACTTACAAAGGAAAAAACTATACGCCACAATCTTTTGCTAAAGAAGTAGTAGGAATTAACCCAGACGAGTATGTAGAAATGTCATCTTTTACAAACGCTCCGTACTACCAAAAAACAACTATGATGGTGCCAGACAACTGGTCATTGGATCAAGTTTACAACGTAAAATTGAACGATATGACAGACGTTATCGACAATGCACTTAAAAAAGGATATACTGTAGCTTGGGCAACAGATGTGAGCGAGAAAAGCTTTAGCTGGAAAAACGGTGTGGCTTATGTGGCATCTAAAAAATTCGACGATATGACGGCTGAAGAAAAAGCAGACATGTTTAACGGACCAAAAGTAGAACCAGAAATTACTCCAGAAATGCGTCAGGCAGCGTTTGATAACTACACTACAACAGACGACCACGGAATGCACATTATTGGTCTTGCAAAAGATCAAACTGGAAAAGAATATTATATCGTAAAAAATTCTTGGGGAGAAACAAACGACTACAAAGGTTTCTTGTTTGTAACTAAGAACTTCGTAAAATATAAAACTACTGCATTACTAGTAAACAAAGGAGGAATTCCTGCTGAAATTGCTAAGAAATTAGGGGTTTAATTCTCTGAGAGTTTTATAGAAAATAGAAAAGCGCCGTAATCTTTGGATTGCGGCGCTTTTTTGTTGAATAAAATTATTCTTCAATTATTTTTTTTATTCTTTGGTATATTTGTTTTTCATAATTATCAAACCTATCTAATAATCTTCTTCTTTCAGATTCGTTATTTGAATCATAATAGTTTATAATATTTTGCGGTACACCATAATCACTAGCAGTTCTTGCCTCGGGAGTAAATGCATTGTATTCAAGTTTAATGAGTAACTTATCAATACCAATGACATCTGCGAAATCTTTATTTTGCTGCTTGGAAATATAAAATTTGTACATTAGATTAAAAACTCCAATGTATTTTACTAATTGATATTTAAATGTATTGAAAACTAAGGTTGATGTGATTCTCATAGCAGAATTGACAGCATTTTTAGTTTCCTTTTCAATGTCAAATAATTTATTTTTTTTAGTAGCATCTTCAGCTCTTTTATTGATATTATCCATGAGCCTTTTAAAGTTATAACTGTAAACGCCTTCATACCCATTATAGATGTAACTAACTAGAGATGCAATAAGTACCGAAAATGTCTCTCCTTTTTTAGTATTGTATTTTCGTTCAATTAAAAAATATAAATTATTATTTTCAATAGTGAGTTCTTTTATAACATCTAATATTTCTTGAAAACCAATTTGATTTAATACTAAAAAAGGTCCAGAATTTAAATCATGAATTAAAGTATTTATTCTTTTATGAGATTCAGCATTTAGATTATTAATAGCGTCATATATTTTTATTTTATCTCTTTTGCTGATTACTTTAAATTGAGAAAGTATTTCTTCTGGAATGTCTCTATCTTCTTGTAAAATTTTAATCTCTGCAAGTCTTTGTTTACTTGTTTCATTTAGATATTCAAGAGGAGTCATCTCATCATCAATTTCTTTTCTTTCATTCAATAATTGATAATTCTTGTGCTCAATTTGATTCCCAACTTCATTTATTACATTAAGAAACTCCTCTTCTAGAGAAATTACACGCCCCTTAAAGTGTTCCATAAATCGCCCGGCTCTTCCAGCAATATTTTTTGCATCAAAGGTTAATAAGGGCTTTCCATTAGTGCCAGCCCCTTTTTCACTTTTGTAAACAATCATATTTTTGGCAGTGGTATTTACACCTTCGGTTATTGTAGTTGTGGAAGTTAGTATATTTACATTTGACTCTTTTGTGTTAAACAAGTTTACTATTTCTTTTTGAATATATTTTGGCACAACACCATGATGTACTGCAATTCCTTTTTCTAAGGATTCAATTACAACCCACCTGTTGTCATATTTATTTTTTAAATGGTCAATAAATGCTTGAAAGAAATTTGTGTCTATATTAGATCTTTCATATTCATTTGCCACTTTTTCAGCATTGGCTTGGGTATTACAATAGACTATTGCATTTTCATCTGCTAATAGAATTTGATCCAAGATTTCCTGCATTCTTGATCTTTTAGTCTTCTTTTTTGTAAAATCAAAATTTACACCATCAATATTTATTTCTGTTTTTACATTTTCAATTTCTGTTTTACTAACCTTGACGATTTCATATTCATTTCTTAAAAGTTTGGTTATTTTAAAGTCATTTAAGAATAAATCAAATGAAGGGTTATAACCTGGTGATTTTTTTTCAAATATTTCAATGTATGGTCCTGCAAGCAATAAATCTACTTTTGTATATTGTGATAGCCCATAAAATATTGCCATTCTGTAAGCAACATCTCGTTCATTTTCTTTTGCTTCATCATCAATAACGTATCCATTATCAATTTTATAAACTTCATCTACGAAAATAAAGTCTATTAATAAAGATGTATTGTTTTTGTCTAAAAAGGATAAAAATCTTTCAGGGGTAAAAATGAAAATATTATATATTCCATAATCGGAATCTATATCACTCAATGTATGAATTTTATAATCAAGCGGAAAAACAATTCGACCTTCTTTAATCTTCGATAGATTTTCTGACAATAATGCAATGCTAGGAAATATTAGAACAATATTTTTATATTTCATTTTTTTTATCACTTCGTAAACTAAATGTGTTTTTCCAAATGATGTTGAAGCCGAAAGAAAATATCTGTTTTGTTTTTGAACTTCAAATAAATTAAGAATATCCATTTGAAACTTGTGAAGTTTTGAGTCTTCGTCGGTGAATAATGAGGATTCATAAAATAATGATGAAAAAGTACTTAAGCCTATATTTTCATCGTCAATTGAAGAAGAATAACTGGAATTAAATTTATCCAGCACATCATAATATTGAGGAACTCCAACTTTATTTGACAAATAAATCAAGAATCTTTTGTCCGAATCATCAAGTTCTTCATCTTTAATGAAATCAAAAAAATCACAAACTTCATCTAGTAGTTTGTGCATTGGTATGTTGCCACTATTGTATGAATTTAGTGCTTTTACTACATTAAGGGTTCTTTCTTGTCTATCCATTTTATAATTGTTTCTTTAGATGATTTTACATCATCAATTGGAATCAGAATAAAAAATATTGAGTGTTCGATAGTTATTTGATCAAATTTTATATGATTATAATTATCATTAATATGCTTAATTGCAGTCTTAATCGTTTCATTATAATCGTTATTAATTTTGTTAAACGTTACAAGAATAGGGTATACTAATTTTATTTCATTTTTAATTAACTCGTCTGCTAATGAATCAATTATGCATTTTTCCCACTGATCAAGTATTTTATAAAGTTTTGAGCTCTTATCTGTAATATTACCTTTTTTTTGAAGAATTGTTGTAAAGTTCGTATTAACTAAATAATCATCTGAAATTGCCTTTTCTATGTTTTTAAAAACACTATCGATCGCGTCTTCACAATCTTCATAAAATTTGGTTTCTCCAAACCAAAGCTCAATTTCATTGTCTTTTTGAATTAAATGGAAAGAATCATATCCAGTTACTTCTGATTTTTTTTGTATGTCATAGAAATACCCTCTAGAAACTAAAGTGTTTGTATTGTAAAAGTGATGAAGTACAGTACATAGTAATGCCTCTCCGTAAATCCCTAATCTTCTTTTTGCTAAATCAGTTGCAGTATAATTGTATTTAAATTTAGTATTAAATGCTTTGATAAACATTTTCTGATGATCTCCGTCCAGTAATTGAAATTCATCATATGCATAATACAAGATACTTTCATAAATAATCCTATTTAAATCTTCAGCATCAATATTTTTATAACAATCATCATTCAAATCTTTATGAGTTATACAAGTTTTATCTATACCCAAAGTAGAATGGGATAATTTATACTCTAATATAAGTGTCTTGTCTATTAGCTTTTTTAGACTGTCTTTCATTTTGCATACTTTAAGAGTCGAAAAATTTGCTTGTAAATAAAGAATTTTAAATATTATTACATACAGTATAAACACCTGTTTTATGCACAGGAATTATATACAAAGAGCATAGCATCTATAAATCTTAATTATTGATAAAGATAAAGTGTTTGTTTTTTATTATTTTACGGGTTTCCATAAAACAAAAAAAGAGGTACAAATAAAGTACCTCTTTTTTATTATATATTTTTCAAAGAAATCTACTTCCCCTTCATCAACCTCTCCAAATACTCCACTTTATCCTTTTCAGCTTGAACCAAACGCTCGTAAAGTTCCACAACTTTATCAAGTGGATTGAAGTTGCAATTATGGTTTACAGTTGGTCCGCTATGAATAACAGAACCTTCGTGATTATTTTGAATGTTGTTTAATACAACTTCGTCGCTATAATTCTTAATTGCATCAGCCGAAACACCTAAAGCTTCTGCAATAGAGTTTAATCTTTCATCGTCAACATTCTCGCTTCCTTCAATGGTAGAAACGTATTGTTGGCTAACACCTATTGCAATCGCAAGTGCTTCTTGTTTCATTCCTCTAAGCTCTCTAATACGGCTTATGTTTCTCCCGATATGTTTTGGTTTTGTTGCTGTGCTCATACTTCAAAGATATTAAAAATCCTTAAAAATTAGGAATATAGTAAAATACAATCTTTTTGCTTGTGAGATAAAATCGTAATCTATTTTGTTAGAATGTATTCTATTGTTTATTTAGCCGAAACAAAAATACAATTTTTCGTACAATAATTATTCATAACCAAAACCATAAATAAACGCCATGAAAACAGAAAGCGAAAGCAATGCAAATCAAAACAAAATAATAGAATCGATAGCTAGATTAATATCAGATATTGGTTTCGACGGAGAATATAAAAACCATACAGAATATTTAAACGAGATTTTTGAGCATCTTCTAGAAACAGAATCGGGAGACAGCCGTTCTTTACGAATTAAAATGCTTAGTTGCATTAGAACCAGTAAAATGCTGGCAAAAGCACTAGAACCATTTTCAGATGAAGAAATACAAAATGCCTGCCTTCAAATGACATATGAGTAAAAAGAAGCACTTTATCGGCTTTCTAAGTAATTCGTGGTTAGAATAAAAGCTAACTAAAAGAAAATCAGTAACTTTAGGCTGAGTTTTTTAATTGGGGCATCTAATTTTATTCAAAAATCATGAAAAAGTATGAAGCAATTTTATGTACACTTGCGTTCGTATTTTCTCTCGGCTGTTTTGCTCAGCGCACCAACCATGCCTCCGCTTCTCCAGCAACAGGAAAAACGACACTATTGACGGATAGTCTTTCTACGGGTGATTATGTCATACAATCGTATTATGTCGAAGAAAGAATAAATAAGCTTTTTGGAGGTAGAATTATTACCTACCAAGTTTCAAAGCTGGACATGGTCGATACTTACGATCTTGGGCCAAATAATACAAGAACGGTAATTCCGAATTACGTAAAAAGAAAACCAAAAGTAGCTCCAAATAAAATTGAAGCCAAAGCGCTTGTTGCAAGTTCGTCTGCTTCTCTAGAGCCAGTTAAGGTAGAAGTTACGGCTCCTTCAACTATATCCTCAAAATTTGTAAGCGTTAATGTAGTCGACACCTACGAAAAAGTGATTGATAAAGGGTATAAATCTATCGATATGCTGAAAAAAGTAGCAGACCGTTTTTATTTTGAAGGCAATCTTAGTGCTGCGGCGGGCTATTACACGCAATTATTTGAAGAAGCCAAAGATTTAGAGGTTATTTACTATTATAGATATGCTCAGTCCTTAAAAGCAATAAATGAAAATGAAAAAGCAAATACTTTAATGAAAAGGTTCAAGAGCGAAACTTTGACAATGAAATAGTTTGTTTTAACCGCAAAGGGCGCTAAGGTTTTACGCAAAGTTTCCCTAACCGCAATCCCGATAGCTATCGGGAGCTAAGATTTACGCAAAGAGCACAAAGGTTATTTTGAGGTTAAATCTAAAGATTAAGTTCGCAAAGCTTTGTGTTTATAAAGTTTTGCGAATTTTTTTGTTTTACCTACAGTTTGTCATACTGAGGAACGAAGGATCACACTCGCATATCGACAAAGATCGGCAGACTTTGCGATCTCTTTTATAGATTCCTATTAAGTCTCAGAAAAAAAACACTTAGCATCCTCTGCGTTAAATCTTTGCGAACTTTGCGTAAAACCTTGCGAACTTTGCGGTTAAATAAACAATCCTATTATTGGAATTTGGAATTTTTAAACTTTGGAATTTGAACAAAAAAAAAGACCATCATTTCTGATAGTCTTTTTTGCTCCCCCTCTTGGGCTCGAACCAAGGACCCTCTGATTAACAGTCAGATGCTCTAACCAACTGAGCTAAGGAGGAATCACCTTAAAAGGTTAATATGTTTGCTAAAAAAAGTTGCTCCCCCTCTTGGGCTCGAACCAAGGACCCTCTGATTAACAGTCAGATGCTCTAACCAACTGAGCTAAGGAGGAAAGTGTTGCTCTTTTTAGCGAGTGCAAATATAAAACTATTTTTAGTTTCTCAAAAACATTTTCACTCTTTTTTTGACTTTTTTTTACTTGCCTACAATGGCTTTGTAAATGTCGTTACCGTTAGCAAATAGTAGTAGTGAAATAAGTAAAACAAAACCAACCATTTGCGCATTCTCTAGGAATTTATCGCTCGGTTTTTTGCCAC includes these proteins:
- a CDS encoding BamA/TamA family outer membrane protein, whose protein sequence is MKNKKTTKRSVLFLLCMIVSLNVLNAQKHQTVLKDSLDGAFDLSDFLIYANGFIVVPTIITEPAVGGFGGAVAPIFLKKRAPVIEADGRKRFVNPDITGGIGMYTANKSWLAGAFRSATLVKPKILYRAFAAYGDMNLSFYANNLPNHNDEEFKLNFKSTIFYTQWLKQFNNAKWSAGPQYLFLNSKINLPDLDLPPPFVDPKDIKSTISQLGAAVQFDGRDNIFTPDKGIRLQTDFFWSDKALGSDYQAWRINLSAIGYYPLAKTLIGGLRIEGEQALGSPPFYLQPGINMRGIPAARYMGKTSIVSELEFRWDLYRRWSLMGFGGLASAFNDWDQAFAKPVVYSYGTGFRYLIARKFKLRMGVDVAKGPEEWAYYIVFGSNWMR
- a CDS encoding aminopeptidase C; the protein is MNTFSFKSVFAASIFLAGTAGCFAQDILVNSLKLNASDKSKENFKFTEVINLGTTSVKSQGSSGTCWSYSTNSFLESEMIRLGKQPVELSQIYSARNVYVEKGINYVRMHGAITLGDGGALHDVINMYKKYGTVPREVYTGLNYGTDKNKFAEMGALIEGVLAAVVKNPNGELTPNWQKAYSAVIDSYLGKVPDNFTYKGKNYTPQSFAKEVVGINPDEYVEMSSFTNAPYYQKTTMMVPDNWSLDQVYNVKLNDMTDVIDNALKKGYTVAWATDVSEKSFSWKNGVAYVASKKFDDMTAEEKADMFNGPKVEPEITPEMRQAAFDNYTTTDDHGMHIIGLAKDQTGKEYYIVKNSWGETNDYKGFLFVTKNFVKYKTTALLVNKGGIPAEIAKKLGV
- a CDS encoding helicase-related protein, translating into MDRQERTLNVVKALNSYNSGNIPMHKLLDEVCDFFDFIKDEELDDSDKRFLIYLSNKVGVPQYYDVLDKFNSSYSSSIDDENIGLSTFSSLFYESSLFTDEDSKLHKFQMDILNLFEVQKQNRYFLSASTSFGKTHLVYEVIKKMKYKNIVLIFPSIALLSENLSKIKEGRIVFPLDYKIHTLSDIDSDYGIYNIFIFTPERFLSFLDKNNTSLLIDFIFVDEVYKIDNGYVIDDEAKENERDVAYRMAIFYGLSQYTKVDLLLAGPYIEIFEKKSPGYNPSFDLFLNDFKITKLLRNEYEIVKVSKTEIENVKTEINIDGVNFDFTKKKTKRSRMQEILDQILLADENAIVYCNTQANAEKVANEYERSNIDTNFFQAFIDHLKNKYDNRWVVIESLEKGIAVHHGVVPKYIQKEIVNLFNTKESNVNILTSTTTITEGVNTTAKNMIVYKSEKGAGTNGKPLLTFDAKNIAGRAGRFMEHFKGRVISLEEEFLNVINEVGNQIEHKNYQLLNERKEIDDEMTPLEYLNETSKQRLAEIKILQEDRDIPEEILSQFKVISKRDKIKIYDAINNLNAESHKRINTLIHDLNSGPFLVLNQIGFQEILDVIKELTIENNNLYFLIERKYNTKKGETFSVLIASLVSYIYNGYEGVYSYNFKRLMDNINKRAEDATKKNKLFDIEKETKNAVNSAMRITSTLVFNTFKYQLVKYIGVFNLMYKFYISKQQNKDFADVIGIDKLLIKLEYNAFTPEARTASDYGVPQNIINYYDSNNESERRRLLDRFDNYEKQIYQRIKKIIEE
- a CDS encoding Hachiman antiphage defense system protein HamA, with the translated sequence MKDSLKKLIDKTLILEYKLSHSTLGIDKTCITHKDLNDDCYKNIDAEDLNRIIYESILYYAYDEFQLLDGDHQKMFIKAFNTKFKYNYTATDLAKRRLGIYGEALLCTVLHHFYNTNTLVSRGYFYDIQKKSEVTGYDSFHLIQKDNEIELWFGETKFYEDCEDAIDSVFKNIEKAISDDYLVNTNFTTILQKKGNITDKSSKLYKILDQWEKCIIDSLADELIKNEIKLVYPILVTFNKINNDYNETIKTAIKHINDNYNHIKFDQITIEHSIFFILIPIDDVKSSKETIIKWIDKKEPLM
- a CDS encoding helix-turn-helix domain-containing protein translates to MSTATKPKHIGRNISRIRELRGMKQEALAIAIGVSQQYVSTIEGSENVDDERLNSIAEALGVSADAIKNYSDEVVLNNIQNNHEGSVIHSGPTVNHNCNFNPLDKVVELYERLVQAEKDKVEYLERLMKGK